A DNA window from Streptomyces bacillaris contains the following coding sequences:
- a CDS encoding AfsR/SARP family transcriptional regulator, producing MRELEFAVLGPLEVRDSGAPIRLTGMRRRRLLALLLLRFPHAVARESLVDALWETPPASARQQVHNAIRDLRAALTATPATAGSGAGSTTGSGVLATTATGYRLDVPPGAVDAHRFTEAARAARAARREGREAEAVRLFRSALDLWRGEAFAGIDCPGVTAAAAGLEEERLTAIEELTDLRLAAGESATLVAELSTLTAAHPLRDALRGHLMLALHRSGRQADALAVYDEGRRLLADELGLEPGRHLRRLHTEILTDAQEERRTPKPPTTDTTPATDAPTPTRQAIEDHHRPTHHSHHGHHSHHGNHLPRDLPDFTGRTAELALLNSETDAHHCTTPLTSPAAPSTIVIDGMGGIGKTTLAIHFAHRRTPDHPDGQHYIDLHGFTPDRDPLTPEEALGILLRSDGATPEEIPAGPAERGAAWRSRLTGRRALLVLDNAADAAQVTPLLPGAGDTLTLITTRRKSAAPDGARRLTLGALRQEEAETLFRRVAGESRTYEAEGNPRTDTAEEKTRTDASAGEPRTTGPAGKPRTGTSAGEPRTTGPAGKPRPATSLARTVTLCGHHPLALRLAATRLRDRPSWTVPDLADRLSTPEGRTALLRTADRGLMPVLALSRTRLPAEAQRLAHLLALHPSTTHDIAAVCAITGLAAPLVEHLLDTLLDHNLADEPAPAHVALPLLVRDCAQSWTPPTEPQLQTTARLLTVVA from the coding sequence GTGAGGGAATTGGAGTTCGCGGTTCTGGGGCCGCTGGAGGTACGGGATTCGGGGGCGCCGATCCGGCTCACCGGAATGCGCCGCCGCCGGCTTCTGGCCCTTCTTCTGCTGCGTTTCCCGCATGCGGTGGCCCGGGAATCCCTGGTGGACGCCTTGTGGGAGACGCCACCCGCCTCCGCCCGCCAGCAGGTGCACAACGCGATCCGCGACCTGCGCGCCGCCCTGACGGCGACCCCGGCCACTGCGGGGAGCGGCGCCGGGTCCACCACGGGCAGCGGCGTCCTGGCGACGACAGCCACCGGCTACCGCCTGGACGTCCCGCCCGGAGCGGTGGACGCGCACCGCTTCACCGAGGCCGCCCGCGCGGCGCGGGCGGCCCGACGGGAGGGCCGGGAGGCCGAGGCGGTGCGGCTGTTCCGCTCGGCGCTGGACCTCTGGCGGGGCGAGGCCTTCGCGGGCATCGACTGCCCGGGGGTGACCGCGGCGGCGGCAGGCCTGGAGGAGGAACGCCTCACCGCCATCGAGGAGTTGACGGACCTACGCCTGGCCGCAGGGGAGTCGGCGACGCTCGTGGCCGAACTGTCGACGCTGACCGCCGCCCACCCCCTGCGCGACGCCCTGCGCGGCCACCTGATGCTCGCCCTGCACCGCAGCGGCCGCCAGGCCGACGCGCTGGCGGTCTACGACGAGGGCCGCCGCCTGCTGGCCGACGAACTGGGCCTGGAACCGGGCCGCCACCTGCGCCGCCTGCACACGGAGATCCTGACGGACGCCCAGGAGGAGCGAAGAACGCCCAAGCCCCCCACCACAGACACCACCCCCGCCACGGACGCCCCCACGCCCACCCGTCAGGCGATCGAAGACCACCACCGACCCACGCACCACAGTCACCACGGGCACCACAGTCACCACGGCAATCACCTCCCCCGCGACCTCCCCGACTTCACGGGCCGTACGGCGGAACTGGCACTGCTGAACAGCGAGACGGACGCCCACCACTGCACCACCCCCCTTACGTCCCCCGCCGCACCGAGCACGATCGTGATCGACGGCATGGGCGGCATCGGCAAGACGACCCTGGCCATCCACTTCGCCCACCGCCGCACGCCCGACCACCCGGACGGCCAGCACTACATCGACCTGCACGGCTTCACCCCGGACCGCGACCCGCTCACCCCCGAGGAGGCGCTGGGCATCCTGCTGCGCTCCGACGGCGCGACCCCCGAGGAGATCCCGGCGGGCCCGGCCGAACGCGGCGCGGCCTGGCGCTCCCGCCTGACCGGCCGCCGCGCCCTGCTGGTCCTCGACAACGCCGCCGATGCGGCCCAGGTGACCCCGCTCCTCCCCGGCGCGGGCGACACGCTCACCCTGATCACCACCCGCCGCAAGTCGGCGGCCCCGGACGGCGCGCGCAGGCTGACGCTGGGGGCGCTACGGCAGGAGGAGGCGGAGACGCTGTTCCGCCGGGTGGCGGGGGAGTCCCGTACGTACGAGGCTGAGGGGAACCCTCGTACGGACACGGCCGAGGAGAAGACCCGTACAGACGCATCCGCAGGGGAGCCCCGTACGACTGGGCCCGCAGGGAAACCCCGTACGGGCACGTCCGCAGGGGAGCCCCGTACGACCGGGCCCGCAGGGAAACCCCGCCCAGCCACCTCCCTGGCCCGAACGGTCACCCTCTGCGGCCACCACCCCCTGGCGCTACGCCTGGCGGCGACCCGCCTGCGCGACCGCCCCTCGTGGACGGTGCCGGACCTGGCGGACCGCCTGAGCACCCCGGAGGGCCGTACGGCACTGCTGCGCACGGCGGACCGGGGCCTGATGCCGGTGCTGGCCCTCTCCCGCACCCGGCTGCCCGCCGAGGCGCAGCGGCTGGCCCACCTCCTGGCCCTCCACCCGTCGACCACCCACGACATCGCGGCGGTCTGCGCGATCACAGGCCTGGCAGCCCCGCTGGTGGAGCACCTGCTCGACACGCTCCTGGACCACAACCTGGCGGACGAACCGGCCCCCGCCCACGTAGCGCTCCCTCTCCTGGTACGGGACTGCGCCCAATCCTGGACACCCCCGACAGAGCCCCAACTCCAGACAACCGCACGCCTCTTGACGGTAGTGGCCTGA
- a CDS encoding SDR family NAD(P)-dependent oxidoreductase has translation MNRFTGRTVLVTGAGSGLGRAIALAFAAEGASVVAAGRTAASLDETVRLIEAGGGKAGAVTVDVTDSGQVRDLVRESVSRFGGLDIAVNNAGIFRGAGPVGEVSEEDWDAVLRTNVTGVWLAMKHEIAHMKENGGGVIVNISSNLGAHLRIPNAAAYITSKAAVSALTRAAALDHIHQGIRINAVSPGASAAPMSLMPGETEADRAERVKSENPLGRVAEAEEVAAAVLYLASDGAGAAVGTDLVVDSGASA, from the coding sequence ATGAACCGCTTCACCGGTAGGACCGTCCTCGTCACCGGCGCCGGGTCCGGTCTCGGCCGTGCCATCGCGCTCGCCTTCGCCGCCGAAGGTGCCTCCGTGGTCGCCGCCGGCCGCACCGCCGCCTCCCTCGACGAGACGGTCCGGCTGATCGAGGCGGGCGGTGGTAAGGCCGGTGCCGTCACCGTGGACGTCACCGACTCCGGGCAGGTCCGTGATCTCGTACGCGAGAGCGTCAGCCGCTTCGGCGGGCTCGACATCGCCGTCAACAACGCCGGGATATTCCGCGGCGCCGGGCCCGTCGGGGAGGTCAGCGAGGAGGACTGGGACGCGGTGCTGCGGACCAACGTCACCGGCGTCTGGCTGGCCATGAAGCACGAGATCGCCCATATGAAGGAGAACGGCGGTGGCGTCATCGTCAACATCTCCTCCAACCTCGGTGCGCATCTGCGGATCCCGAACGCCGCCGCCTACATCACCTCCAAGGCCGCCGTCTCCGCCCTGACCCGCGCCGCCGCCCTCGACCACATCCACCAGGGCATCCGCATCAACGCGGTCAGCCCGGGGGCCTCCGCCGCGCCCATGTCCCTGATGCCCGGCGAGACCGAGGCCGACCGCGCCGAGCGGGTGAAGTCGGAGAACCCGCTCGGGCGGGTCGCGGAGGCCGAGGAGGTGGCGGCCGCGGTGCTCTACCTCGCCTCGGACGGTGCCGGTGCCGCCGTCGGGACCGATCTCGTCGTCGACAGTGGGGCGTCCGCCTGA
- a CDS encoding TetR/AcrR family transcriptional regulator, with product MARTKEFDPDAALQSALELFWRRGYEATSIADLVEHLGIGRASIYATFGNKHELYLKALDRYAEGRDAVLLAELSQPGDALPAVRAVVRRFAAEAVADDVRLKGCLVTNTAVELAPHETAPARRVESSWDHFETLLHSALVRAQAQGELAEGRDPRALARMVLVLLQGVRVVGKASGDTARVRDAVEQALSLLE from the coding sequence GTGGCCAGGACCAAGGAGTTCGATCCGGATGCCGCGCTGCAGTCGGCCCTCGAGCTGTTCTGGCGGCGCGGTTACGAGGCGACGTCGATCGCCGATCTCGTGGAGCACCTCGGCATCGGGCGGGCCAGCATCTACGCCACCTTCGGGAACAAGCACGAGCTGTACCTGAAGGCGCTGGACCGCTACGCCGAGGGGCGCGACGCGGTGCTGCTCGCCGAGTTGTCGCAGCCGGGGGACGCGTTGCCCGCGGTGCGGGCGGTGGTGCGGCGGTTCGCGGCGGAGGCCGTAGCGGACGATGTGCGGCTGAAGGGGTGCCTGGTCACCAACACCGCCGTCGAACTGGCCCCGCACGAAACCGCGCCGGCCCGGCGGGTCGAGTCGAGCTGGGACCACTTCGAGACGCTGCTGCACTCCGCTCTCGTACGGGCGCAGGCCCAGGGCGAGTTGGCCGAGGGGCGTGACCCGCGGGCACTGGCCCGTATGGTGCTCGTCCTGCTGCAGGGGGTTCGGGTCGTCGGCAAGGCGTCCGGCGATACCGCCCGGGTGCGGGACGCGGTCGAGCAGGCCTTGAGTCTGCTGGAGTGA